TGATTTACCCATTTAGTTTTGTGTGCCATGAATTTGAAGGAGGATGGGAGTTGCTGCGAGAGGTAACAAGAAAGATTTGGTATCAGCTCTGATGGAATCTCTGGGTGAGGAAGTAATTGGTATGACTTACTTGCAGACCTCTAGTGGTACCATTGAACTAAATTCATGCTTTCTTTGTATAAACTCTACATGTACCTCAACAACCTCCTGATTCAGCTATGACTTCTGCCCTAGTAATGAGACAATGTTCAGTTTTTCCTGAGAAATTGTATCGTAGGTAGCCAGAAGAATAGCAATCAGTACGTGTTAGTGTATACATCTATATAGTGTTGCAATAAGCATTTTGGCTGGATGCTGATTCTTTTTCTGCAGGTAAAGAGGGCGCATCAACCATTGAGCAGATTGGCCCATCAGAAGTACCTTCAAAAAGAAAAAGTGCCTCTTCAGTAGTGGTTGAACAAAAGCTAGAAACTTCTGAAGTTATTTCCGCAACTCCTAGCAAGAGAAGTAGAACCAAGCAGAAATCAATTAAGGGCACCACTCCGGAGGAGAACCCTGTGACTACTGTCAAGATAAATAAAACATCGCACAAGAAGGAAACAGTTGTTGGTACGCTCATTGTTTCACCAGTCTTGATCATTTCTGGGCTAGAAAATTACTGCTCTCTTGGCTAACTATGGGATTGTCTTTCACAGCCAATGGTGCTATTGCAAAGGCGGGGTTGGGTCTTAATGTGGATGGTGCAGAGCCTTGGACTGTACTCGTACACAAGAAGCCACAGGCTGAGTGGATTCCATACAATCCTAAGGTCATGAGGCCTCCACCCCTTAGCAAGGATACAAGGGCGCTAAAGATTCTATCATGGAATGTCAATGGACTGAAAGCTCTAGTAAAAAATAGGGGCTTCTCCGTTCATGAGTTAGCACAGAGGGAGGATTTTGATGTGCTATGCCTGCAAGAAACGAAAATTCAGGCAAGATATTTGTTATTACAAAATGATTAAGATAGAACAAGCGCAGTTCTGTCTCGCAAAGCTGGCATCTGCCTTTTGTCCTCTGAAAATTTTGCTGTACTTCATTCACTCGAATAGTTTATTAACAAATAGTTGCACTGTTTTGAGCAGGAGAAAGATGTTGACGTCATCAAGGAAAGTCTACTTGAAGGGTATACCAATAGTTTCTGGACATGTAGTGTGTCAAAGCTTGGCTATTCAGGGACTGCCATAATTTCACGGGTATGGACTGCCATTCTTGCACCCTAGCACCACCAATTTTGTCAGTGCTTCATAGTTCAAAACACTTATGAATTTTCATTGGTTTCTTCTGTTGTACTGTGTTTCAAGTTCAACCAACTGCAAGGAATACTGAATGGAATTGGAATAAAATACAAAGTGCCCAAGTGTCCCCTTATCTAGGAATCACGCCATTATACCAGTTGGTTCAGCTCCACTGATACTGATGTTTTATTTTGGAATCTTTAACTCCAGATTACGTGAAACTTAGAAAGGAAACGATTGAACATAAGCGGTTAAACGCTCGAGCTATTAGTTTGCTTCATAGTTATCCTTCCATGATATTAACACATGTCACCTGATTAATCATTGTGCTGTGCTTTCTGTAATTTTTTATGGATGTTAGACAAGGAGATCCATTATATCGCTGTGCTGTTTGCACCTTTTTGTACTGCTTCAGTTGATCATAAGGACACATTAACAAGTTAGGAATGTTTATTATCAAATACAGTAACTTTGCTTAGCATGCCCCTCATATTCCATATCTCTTCATCATGTGTCCTGCACTTTTTGTAGGTGAAACCACTTTCTATCAAGTATGGGCTTGGTGTACCAGACCATGATACAGAAGGGAGGATTGTGACGGTGGAATTTGATGATTTTTACTTGCTAACCGCTTATGTGCCAAATTCCGGTGATGGTCTCAAAAGATTGGTAATATATTGCTGTAGTTTTCATTCTGGTATGCATCACTTGAGATTCGAATCTAATCCGTGATTATATGTTACTGTGTAGACTTACAGAGTCACAGAGTGGGATCCATGCCTTGGTAACTACATGAAAGTATGCTCGCCTTGCCTTTTACTTTTATTTATAATTGAAATAATTTTCTTATGCCTTTATACCTTTGCCTGTCACGTTTTTTTCTGGAAAATGATGAAGTTCTGACTTTCCCCATTGTTTCATATTGTTATTTGTCACTGCATTGATTTCCCCCATTCCTATTCTTAGTCCTTCTGTTCATTGGACATGTTCTCCAGTACAAGCAGTTGTGGTGGATATCTATTTTATCTGTTTTCTGTGGTTGCATTTAGGGTTGGTGTGTTGTCCTGTACATTTGCACATACCAAATCTTAGTAATAGCTAAGAATAAAATAAAGTGCCTTGTTAGAACTTTGGAGGTACATGCCACAGTTGGATGTTAAGGCCCCTAAAGTTTGCATGAAAACCTAATTAGGGCTGTGGACCTTGATATTGTTCAATCCAACATATTTGGCATCTTTCACCATGCAGTATGCGCCATATCTCCATTGTTGGCTATTTTCATTCCCTTACTTTACCTTAATCGAGTTAGCACATTGGAACCTCTCTGATGTTGTGTTTCTGTGCAGTTGATATCATGTGCAAAACTACGCTGTTAGTTAAAAATGCACGATTATGTTCAAACATGATGCCGCCCTCCTTCATTTTATCATGTTTAACAAAACCTGACAAATGTCGTATGATTATGCAGGAATTGGAAAAATCGAAACCTGTCATACTAACTGGTGATCTTAACTGTGCGCATCAGGAGATTGATATACATGATCCTGCTGTAAGTAGTCGTTAGTTTGTATCACCTACATGCTTGAATATCTGTGGTTCAGAAAATTTACTTTATGCTTAAATATGTGGTGTATGCTCTATTCCACTGGTGTATGACCACAAAATTCATTTTCAAAACCTTGCTTATCATGTTACTAAAATGGCTCCTCCTGGACAATTACTGAGACTTGAACCCAAC
The Aegilops tauschii subsp. strangulata cultivar AL8/78 chromosome 3, Aet v6.0, whole genome shotgun sequence genome window above contains:
- the LOC109743955 gene encoding DNA-(apurinic or apyrimidinic site) endonuclease, chloroplastic isoform X4, yielding MMSERTRITYSRRAVSRNSEIKKDEQTVIEKEDDTESTLEIERIRGDPSMLQSMTVKELKELTRRMGVAARGNKKDLVSALMESLGKEGASTIEQIGPSEVPSKRKSASSVVVEQKLETSEVISATPSKRSRTKQKSIKGTTPEENPVTTVKINKTSHKKETVVANGAIAKAGLGLNVDGAEPWTVLVHKKPQAEWIPYNPKVMRPPPLSKDTRALKILSWNVNGLKALVKNRGFSVHELAQREDFDVLCLQETKIQEKDVDVIKESLLEGYTNSFWTCSVSKLGYSGTAIISRVKPLSIKYGLGVPDHDTEGRIVTVEFDDFYLLTAYVPNSGDGLKRLTYRVTEWDPCLGNYMKELEKSKPVILTGDLNCAHQEIDIHDPAGNSRSAGFTKEERKSFETNFLSKGFVDTFRKQHPDVVGYSYWGYRHNCRKTNRGWRLDYFLVSESIAERVHDSYILPDVSASDHSPLGLILKL
- the LOC109743955 gene encoding DNA-(apurinic or apyrimidinic site) endonuclease, chloroplastic isoform X1, with the protein product MQLLLRCGSLLRLYECSGGLPRTNYSSRKLVLPILNMMSERTRITYSRRAVSRNSEIKKDEQTVIEKEDDTESTLEIERIRGDPSMLQSMTVKELKELTRRMGVAARGNKKDLVSALMESLGEEVIGKEGASTIEQIGPSEVPSKRKSASSVVVEQKLETSEVISATPSKRSRTKQKSIKGTTPEENPVTTVKINKTSHKKETVVANGAIAKAGLGLNVDGAEPWTVLVHKKPQAEWIPYNPKVMRPPPLSKDTRALKILSWNVNGLKALVKNRGFSVHELAQREDFDVLCLQETKIQEKDVDVIKESLLEGYTNSFWTCSVSKLGYSGTAIISRVKPLSIKYGLGVPDHDTEGRIVTVEFDDFYLLTAYVPNSGDGLKRLTYRVTEWDPCLGNYMKELEKSKPVILTGDLNCAHQEIDIHDPAGNSRSAGFTKEERKSFETNFLSKGFVDTFRKQHPDVVGYSYWGYRHNCRKTNRGWRLDYFLVSESIAERVHDSYILPDVSASDHSPLGLILKL
- the LOC109743955 gene encoding DNA-(apurinic or apyrimidinic site) endonuclease, chloroplastic isoform X2, translated to MQLLLRCGSLLRLYECSGGLPRTNYSSRKLVLPILNMMSERTRITYSRRAVSRNSEIKKDEQTVIEKEDDTESTLEIERIRGDPSMLQSMTVKELKELTRRMGVAARGNKKDLVSALMESLGKEGASTIEQIGPSEVPSKRKSASSVVVEQKLETSEVISATPSKRSRTKQKSIKGTTPEENPVTTVKINKTSHKKETVVANGAIAKAGLGLNVDGAEPWTVLVHKKPQAEWIPYNPKVMRPPPLSKDTRALKILSWNVNGLKALVKNRGFSVHELAQREDFDVLCLQETKIQEKDVDVIKESLLEGYTNSFWTCSVSKLGYSGTAIISRVKPLSIKYGLGVPDHDTEGRIVTVEFDDFYLLTAYVPNSGDGLKRLTYRVTEWDPCLGNYMKELEKSKPVILTGDLNCAHQEIDIHDPAGNSRSAGFTKEERKSFETNFLSKGFVDTFRKQHPDVVGYSYWGYRHNCRKTNRGWRLDYFLVSESIAERVHDSYILPDVSASDHSPLGLILKL
- the LOC109743955 gene encoding DNA-(apurinic or apyrimidinic site) endonuclease, chloroplastic isoform X3, translating into MMSERTRITYSRRAVSRNSEIKKDEQTVIEKEDDTESTLEIERIRGDPSMLQSMTVKELKELTRRMGVAARGNKKDLVSALMESLGEEVIGKEGASTIEQIGPSEVPSKRKSASSVVVEQKLETSEVISATPSKRSRTKQKSIKGTTPEENPVTTVKINKTSHKKETVVANGAIAKAGLGLNVDGAEPWTVLVHKKPQAEWIPYNPKVMRPPPLSKDTRALKILSWNVNGLKALVKNRGFSVHELAQREDFDVLCLQETKIQEKDVDVIKESLLEGYTNSFWTCSVSKLGYSGTAIISRVKPLSIKYGLGVPDHDTEGRIVTVEFDDFYLLTAYVPNSGDGLKRLTYRVTEWDPCLGNYMKELEKSKPVILTGDLNCAHQEIDIHDPAGNSRSAGFTKEERKSFETNFLSKGFVDTFRKQHPDVVGYSYWGYRHNCRKTNRGWRLDYFLVSESIAERVHDSYILPDVSASDHSPLGLILKL